The following are from one region of the Juglans regia cultivar Chandler chromosome 10, Walnut 2.0, whole genome shotgun sequence genome:
- the LOC108983293 gene encoding uncharacterized protein LOC108983293 encodes MKFFRSCYRPGGTGPAPSQEEEDNTKTMSRTAPSSSSRRKRLTSTAGHSKTASAKNWRPALSMISEDKAVDESGRGRWVSEKQSYVSCKSRSISSAKSPCLTHSNDESRDNSMSMIFLAISPTPFMF; translated from the exons atgaaGTTCTTCAGGTCATGTTACCGTCCCGGTGGAACCGGCCCTGCGCCTTCGCAGGAGGAGGAAGACAACACCAAAACTATGTCACGGACggcaccttcttcttcttcaaggcGCAAGAGGCTGACTAGTACTGCAGGACATTCCAAGACTGCATCTGCTAAGAATTGGAGGCCGGCTCTTTCCATGATATCCGAGGACAAAGCCGTCGACGAGAGCGGCCGTGGACGTTGGGTTTCGGAAAAGCAATCGTACGTGTCTTGTAAATCAAGATCAATATCGTCGGCCAAGTCTCCCTGCCTAACTCACAGCAATGACGAGTCCAG GGACAATTCCATGTCGATGATCTTTCTGGCAATCTCACCAACTCCATTTATGTTTTGA
- the LOC108983294 gene encoding scarecrow-like protein 32 has protein sequence MNSEGIHLSLRSLDGGCLEKLLLHCASALESNDVTLAQQVMWVLNNVASSVGDPNQRLTSWLLRALISRASRVCPAAMNIDGSSTIQRRLMSVTELAGYVDLIPWHRFGFCASNSAILKAIQGVPRVHILDFSITHCMQWPTLIDALSKRPEGPPTLRITVPSSRPPVPPLLNVSTEEVGLRLGNFAKSRDVPFEFHVFDNSPSCTVPDEILCKGAPSFHFDSLLGHLNPSMLNLRDDEALVINCQHWLHYLSDEEKGIPQGASLRDIFINTIKALNPQIIVVVDEDSDLSASSLTSRITTCFNYLWIPFDALETFLPKDSSQRIEYESDIGHKIENIISYEGFQRIERLESCIKLSQRWKNAGCTSIPFCEETVKEVRALLDEHAGGWGMKREEDMLVLTWKGHNSVFATTWVPNGLED, from the coding sequence ATGAACTCAGAGGGAATACATCTATCTCTCAGGAGCCTCGATGGAGGGTGTTTGGAGAAGCTTTTACTTCACTGTGCGAGTGCCTTGGAGAGCAACGATGTTACTTTGGCTCAGCAAGTGATGTGGGTGCTAAATAATGTCGCTTCTTCGGTTGGAGATCCTAACCAAAGGCTCACTTCATGGTTGTTGAGAGCACTAATCTCAAGAGCCTCTAGGGTTTGCCCCGCTGCGATGAATATCGATGGAAGCAGCACCATTCAAAGAAGGTTAATGTCAGTGACTGAGCTAGCCGGGTACGTTGATCTAATCCCTTGGCACCGGTTTGGATTTTGTGCATCGAACAGTGCCATTTTGAAGGCAATTCAAGGAGTCCCAAGGGTTCACATCTTAGATTTTAGCATCACTCATTGCATGCAGTGGCCTACTCTAATAGACGCATTGTCCAAAAGGCCTGAAGGCCCTCCTACGCTTCGAATCACAGTGCCTTCTTCTAGGCCACCAGTCCCTCCCTTGCTTAACGTTTCAACTGAAGAAGTTGGCCTCCGTTTGGGGAATTTCGCCAAGTCTAGAGATGTTCCTTTCGAATTCCATGTCTTTGATAACTCACCTTCATGTACGGTACCTGATGAAATTCTGTGTAAAGGAGCACCTAGCTTTCACTTCGATTCACTGTTGGGGCACTTGAATCCTTCCATGCTGAACCTTAGGGATGATGAAGCTTTGGTAATAAATTGCCAACACTGGCTACACTATCTGTCTGATGAGGAAAAAGGGATTCCTCAAGGTGCTTCATTGCGAGACATCTTCATCAATACAATTAAAGCCCTTAACCCTCAAATTATAGTGGTTGTAGATGAAGATTCTGATCTGAGTGCATCAAGTCTCACATCCAGAATCACAACTTGCTTTAATTACCTATGGATACCCTTTGATGCCTTGGAAACTTTCTTGCCCAAAGATAGTAGCCAAAGGATCGAATATGAATCGGATATTGGCCATAAAATTGAAAACATCATTAGTTATGAAGGGTTTCAAAGAATAGAGAGGTTAGAATCCTGCATTAAGTTGTCCCAGAGATGGAAGAACGCCGGTTGTACGAGCATTCCGTTCTGTGAAGAGACAGTAAAGGAAGTCAGGGCCTTGCTTGATGAACATGCTGGCGGATGGGGCATGAAGAGGGAAGAAGATATGTTGGTGCTGACATGGAAGGGTCACAACTCAGTCTTTGCCACTACTTGGGTTCCAAATGGGTTAGAGGACTAA